The Triticum aestivum cultivar Chinese Spring chromosome 4B, IWGSC CS RefSeq v2.1, whole genome shotgun sequence sequence aaatgctaaggacaaatattggcaaaatctcaagactcttcatttctattttttgtgatccaagatcacattgagtccacaggaaaagccaatactattaaaaggggatgaggtgttgcttaatggtctacttgctcaaaatgcttagtgatatgctccaaagccctcaaccactttctcaaatccaaatatgtcctaaacctaatgtcaaacttggccccaccaatttgatccatccggcgccaccgagttcacttgacatagccatagccagaaaccctaatcagttcgatctcactgatagggattttggtctcatcgagatgggattgcaaactctctatttcccttcataatgttttggtctcaccaaaatgagcaatTTGTCCCACCGAGTTCGtagtgcaaactctctgtttccctttcgtaacatttcggtatcACCGAgaggagcgatcggtcccaccgagtttgcctgaccaactttcagtttgcttattactgaaattggtctcaccgagtttatgtaatcagtcaaaccgagataaggttttgccctaaccctatgATACGACTTCGtagtatctatattttttgattgtttcatgccaatattataccactttcacatatttttggcaactttttatatgatttattggactaacctattgatccagtgcccagtgcctgtttttgttttttgcatgttttttctatcgcagaaaatccatatcaaacgaagtccaaatgcaataaaatttcatggataattattttggaaAATATGTGAttgttgggagttggaatcaccgcaaacggaggcccacatagcccacaagacaccagggcgcgctagaggcccctcgcgcgtggtggtgggttgtgccctcctcgaaagtcggttggagctctacttcaggCCCAAGGAAGCTCATACcccgaaaaaaatcgtgttaaaatctcaacgcaatcggagttacggatctcccgaaaTATAAGAAACGGGTTTTGGCCAGATCaggggagcgcgaaacagaagagaacagagagggagatccaatcttggaggggctcctgcccctctaccaccatggaggccatggaccagaggggggactctcctcccatctaggagggaggccaaggaagaagaaggaggggggctctcttcccccctctctcctggtggcgccggagtgccgccggggcgaGGATCGTGATggagatctacatcaacaatcttgctaccgtcgacaccaactttctccccctctatgaagtggtgtaacaccccttctatccactgtaatctctacttaaacatggtgctcaactccatatattatttcccagtgatctatggttatcctatgatgtttgagtagatccgttttgtcctatgggttaatcgtgatcttggttggtatgattgttattttatttatggtgctgtcctacggtgccctccgtctcgcgcaaacatgagggatccctgctgtagggtgttgcaatatgttcatgatttgcttatggtgggttgcgagagtgacagaagcttaaaccagagtaggtgggttgttgcgtatgggataaagatgacttgatacttaatgctatggttgggtttcacgaccttaatgatctttagtagttgcggatgcttgctagagttccaatcattagtgcatatgatccaagtagagaaagtatgttagctcatgcctctccctcatataaaattgcaagaatggttACCGGTACTTGCTGTGAGGCCAGACCCATGTGCCGACACAGCAGGATCCTCTAATATTTATAGggaaaaatatgcaaaaaaaacaaaaatagccAAAAATACAATCCATAGCACGCGGCCCATTAGGACTAAATGTGGCATGGGCGGGCCCGTTTAGTACATGAGTCGTGTGCTGGCACGACACAACCCACTTATAAATGTGCCTAGGTGGGACCTGCCATCCCTAACATGTTTAAGcgtgggccgggccgggccgggccgtgtGGTGCGGGCCCACTTTACCAGGTCTCCCAACGCATGGAAGTTCACAAGGCATCGAGTTATTATATTTTCTCATCACAAAAGGAGAAAGCGTTGAATTGAGCGGCCAGTCTTTCCAGTCGGCCACTTGAGCTCCTCCGCAATCGGCATCCCCGTCGCGTCGCACCCTGCCGCTACACcaacccaccccaccccaccccacgtattccccgcaccgcaccgcaccttCCCCCCTCCCCCGACCTCGGCGAGACCGCGTGCGGCGCGCCATGAcgagctccgcctcctcctccccttcccgcaAGGTACCAAACCCTAACCCCCGCCCCGCCCCCAGGCCGGCCACGTCCAATCTCGCCGATCCCCCTTCCGATGCGGCCCCGCCAGATTCGCCTCGTGCCTGATTCGGCTGAATTAACCCCGCTGTTCGCGCGCAGGTGCTGAGCAAGATCGCGTGCCTCCGGCTGCAGAAGGAGCTCGGGGAGTGGCAGGCCAGCCCTCCCGGCGGCTTCACCTACAAGATCGCGTGCTTGCCCCTAcgcccttccctctcccccgctccctcctccccgccCGACAAATCCAGTCCCCCCGTTCGGTCTGCCGTAGTATTGATCCGCTGTGGACCTTTTATCTTCGCTGCAATACGATTTTGTTCTCGTAATCTGT is a genomic window containing:
- the LOC123089894 gene encoding probable ubiquitin-conjugating enzyme E2 18 — translated: MTSSASSSPSRKVLSKIACLRLQKELGEWQASPPGGFTYKIAWVIEVSGAEGTLYAGETYRPQVDFPEQYPMEAPQRVVVELR